CTACGGCGCGATGGACAAGCAAAAGGAAACCCTCTCCGCGAGCGCGACCGCCTTCGCGACGGCAAAAAACAACATAAAAGCAAAATTCGCCGAAATTCTTAAAAATAATCCGGGCAATGCGGCAAAAATCACGACGGCTCTGGGCACCGCCCTGAAACAACTGGACAAGGCTCAGAAAAACTACGAGGCCGCCATCAAAAAAGCCGAGGGAATGTTGAACACGCTTATAAACGACATAATTGCAGCGAACGAGAAGGTTGATGAGTCAAAAGAACTAAATGCAAAGTTCCGTCAGGCAATTGAACTTTTGCACAAAGGGGTTCCCAACGCTTTGGATTACACGGCGACAGTCGTGAGCCTCGGCACCGGTCTGGCCTTGGGGTTTGGCGCGGGTCTCGGATCGGGGGCCGCGGAAATAGCGGCAACAATCGGTGACGCAACCCAGGGACTTGTGGCTGAACTCGGTGCAATTGTCATTGATGAGATCGGATGACTAAAAAATTAGAGGCGGAAGCTGAACTGCTTGGTTTCCGCCCTCTTTCCGCTCGTTTTTCATATAACTATTAGCCGGTATGCCGCCCGACGACTCCTCCCTCTACAAGCGCGTCCATCCCTGCCTGCTCGACCGTCTCACGGACGACGAGCCGGCCAAGGGGGAGGAGAGCCGCGCGCAGCGCGTGGTCTCCGTGCAACGCTACCGCGAGGGCGTGCTGCGCGACCTCACCTGGTTGCTCAGCACCAGCGCGCACCTGCCGGTCGAGGGCGTGAGGCGGGAGTTCCGCATCGGCGACTTCCCGGAGGTCGAGCGCTCCGTGCTCAACTACGGCACGCGCCACCTCTTCGGGCTCACCGCGCCCGACATGGGGGCGCTGGAAAAGGCGATGGCCGTCGCGATTCGCGTGTTTGAGCCGCGCATC
This genomic stretch from Termitidicoccus mucosus harbors:
- a CDS encoding type VI secretion system baseplate subunit TssE, producing MPPDDSSLYKRVHPCLLDRLTDDEPAKGEESRAQRVVSVQRYREGVLRDLTWLLSTSAHLPVEGVRREFRIGDFPEVERSVLNYGTRHLFGLTAPDMGALEKAMAVAIRVFEPRIIPNTLRVRAFMERQLVSFEIHGDLWANPIPEKLYIKTQIDIEAGAERAISSITSG